Within the Thalassoglobus sp. JC818 genome, the region CAACTCTGAATTCGGATTCATGGGGCTGTTTATCGTTGAGGAAACTCATCGCGGAAAACAGCACGGACGCAAACTCTGGTATGCCCGGCGCGATCAACTTCTGAAACGACTCGACGAGAATGCAACGATCGGATTGGATGGGGTCGATGCAATGGTCGGTTTTTACAAACGCGGAGGCTTTGTTCCATTCACAAGATATCGCCGCTTCACAATTTCAGAACCACTCCGAGCCGACGTGACCAATCCGAACATTGTTCCACTTGCCAAAGTTGATCCGCAGCTTATCGCCGATTTGGATCGGCAGTGTTTTCCGGGCGATCGTTCTGCTTTCCTGCATGACTGGATCAAGCAGCCTCAGTCAATTTCACTTGCGTGCATTCGAGGAGAAGAACTTCAAGGCTTTGCAGTGATGAGAAAATGTCGCAGCGGTTGGAAGATCGGTCCGCTGTTCGCCGAAGCCGCTTCCAGTGCTGAGCAACTTCTTGTGGCTTCAAGACAGCAAGCTCAGGAAGAACCGGTTTTTCTCGACGTGCCTGATA harbors:
- a CDS encoding GNAT family N-acetyltransferase: MAEKIRPMQRDELDLLINWAAEEGWNPGLHDAELFWNLDPEGFLALDLDQEFCGGGAIIRHNSEFGFMGLFIVEETHRGKQHGRKLWYARRDQLLKRLDENATIGLDGVDAMVGFYKRGGFVPFTRYRRFTISEPLRADVTNPNIVPLAKVDPQLIADLDRQCFPGDRSAFLHDWIKQPQSISLACIRGEELQGFAVMRKCRSGWKIGPLFAEAASSAEQLLVASRQQAQEEPVFLDVPDNNPEAVQLCNSHEMTEVFGCTRMYFGPPPKLAHHKIFGITTLEVG